Proteins from one Podospora pseudoanserina strain CBS 124.78 chromosome 1, whole genome shotgun sequence genomic window:
- a CDS encoding hypothetical protein (COG:P; EggNog:ENOG503NVZH), which produces MGLSQKILRKIVRNEAMATDPAEIYGWRVYLLACSACFGAMSFGWDSSVIGGVIVLPPFVRDFGLGDRNSVATANLAANIVSTLQAGCFLGALIASPLTDRFGRKWCLIATSLVIIIGVIMQAAASGKLAAMYVGRFVAGVGVGAASAVNPIYVSENSPRAIRGLLTGLYQLFIVTGGMIAFWINYSVSIHFPDGPIMYIFPLAIQALPAALLCGCMLLCHESPRWLARQDRWEDCKRILSNIRNLPPTHPYVQEEFQEIVDQLEQDRRLIGDATYWKLQKEMWTIPGNRKRVLISITLMICQQMTGTNAINTYAPTIFQNLGLTGTSTSLFSTGIYGIVKVVSCICFLLFMADSLGRRRSLLWTSIAQGLAMFYIGLYVRISPPRAGEEVPPAGYFALVSIFLFAAFFQFGWGPACWILASEIPAARLRSLNVSYAAATQWLFNFVVARAVPTMLVTVGSDGYGTYLIFGSFCFSMFVFVWFFIPETKGVSLEAMDQLFGVTEAPEKASVDGDDVQETSEKDTKVQQKEII; this is translated from the exons ATGGGTCTTTCACAAAAGATCCTCCGCAAGATCGTGCGGAACGAGGCCATGGCCACGGATCCTGCCGAGATCTACGGATGGAGGGTGTACCTGCTTGCTTGTTCG GCCTGCTTTGGTGCCATGTCTTTTGGCTGGGACTCTTCAGTCATCGGCGGTGTTATCGTCCTGCCCCCCTTCGTTCGAGACTTTGGCCTCGGTGACCGCAATTCCGTCGCTACCGCCAATCTCGCCGCCAACATCGTCTCGACCCTTCAAGCTGGTTGCTTCCTCGGTGCGCTCATCGCTTCGCCTCTCACAGATCGATTCGGCCGCAAATGGTGCCTCATCGCAACCTCTCTGGTTATTATCATCGGTGTCATCATGCAAGCTGCTGCCTCTGGGAAGCTGGCGGCCATGTACGTCGGTCGATTCgtggctggtgttggtgttggagctGCTTCAGCCGTGAACCCGATCTATGTGTCCGAGAACTCGCCCCGCGCCATTCGTGGACTCCTTACCGGCCTATACCAGCTGTTTATCGTCACGGGGGGCATGATTGCCTTTTGGATCAACTATTCCGTCTCGATTCACTTCCCGGATGGCCCTATCATGTACATCTTTCCGCTCGCCATTCAGGCCCTACCTGCTGCGCTCCTGTGTGGGTGCATGCTTCTCTGCCACGAGTCGCCTCGTTGGCTGGCACGACAGGACAGATGGGAGGACTGCAAGCGCATCTTGTCCAACATCCGCAACCTGCCACCCACACACCCGTACGTCCAAGAGGAGTTTCAAGAAATCGTCGACCAGCTGGAGCAGGATCGGCGCCTCATTGGCGATGCCACCTACTGGAAGTTGCAAAAGGAGATGTGGACAATCCCTGGTAACCGCAAGCGCGTACTTATCAGCATTACCTTGATGATTTGCCAGCAAATGACGGGcaccaacgccatcaacaccTACGCACCAACCATCTTCCAGAACCTCGGTCTGACTGGCACTTCTACCTCGCTTTTCAGCACTGGCATCTATGGTATTGTCAAGGTGGTCAGCTGCATTTGCTTCCTGCTCTTCATGGCCGATTCCCTCGGACGCAGGCGCTCGCTGTTGTGGACTAGTATCGCCCAAGGCCTTGCCATGTTCTACATTGGCTTGTATGTGCGCATTTCACCGCCCagggctggtgaggaggttccCCCGGCCGGGTACTTTGCGCTCGTGTCCATCTTTTTGTTTGCTGC ATTCTTCCAATTCGGTTGGGGACCTGCTTGCTGGATTTTGGCATCCGAAATTCCCGCCGCTCGTCTTCGGTCTCTCAACGTCTCGTACGCTGCCGCCACTCAATGGCTCTTCAACTTTGTTGTTGCCCGTGCTGTACCAACCATGTTGGTGACTGTCGGAAGTGACGGTTATGG AACATACCTCATCTTTGGCAGCTTCTGCTTTTCCATGTTTGTGTTTGTCTGGTTCTTCATCCCAGAAACCAAGGGCGTCTCTCTCGAGGCCATGGACCAACTGTTTGGCGTGACCGAGGCCCCAGAGAAGGCGTCGGtggatggagatgatgtcCAAGAGACATCCGAAAAGGACACCAAGGTTcagcaaaaagaaatcaTTTAG